The DNA sequence gtgcgcgtccgcgtataTTTGGCAGTTTATCATAGGGCGCGCAAGCGCGATGCGTGCGCTCGCGTCCTTTTCCTCTCTTGGCGTATGGGCGCGCACGCAgcatgtgcgcgtccgcgcgaaaTGAGTTGGGCTGGGGGCTTGAAGTTGGCCCAAatccagcacaactctctggggCTTGGCTCAAAATTTTGCAGCAGCagatcgacgcggacgcgtcaggtGCACGTCCGCGTGCATTTCCCTGTTGCTGTATGGACGCGCATGTGGCATGTGCGCGCTAGCGTGGAATGAGTTGGGCTTGAGGCACAACGCTGGCCTaggagaggcccaactctctggaaggTGTATGGTGGTGCATCCGctcatggacgcgtgcgcgtgcagcgtgcgcgcgcgtccacccccctctcctttttttttttgaataggaAAATGCCTAAAAGCTCTAAATTGCCCAAAAGATTCCCCATGGTGCCTACAACTCCTTATTTAGTCAAAAACCACACACTTTCTAAAATGCATgttggttttgagatttattccATTTCTACTAAGTACAACATACATGTTAATATGCTAGCAATTAGTGTACACAAACAAACTAATTATGAAATGAAGacctacctacaatggtaactcaaatcacttattaaacagAATTGAAGGAGAGTGGAAAGAGtgtaccatggtggggtgtctcccacctagcacttttagtttaagtccttaagttagaCATTTTGATGGAGTCCTTGCtagggtggcttatgcttgaactcttctttgaatccccaccagtgtttgcacttccaatagcctccgggatcccaatttAAACGTACAAGGCCTTCAAGGGGGCCTAAGCAAGTAACAAGGCCCCTAAGTTGATAGTGGTCTATGTATGTTCCGGGAtcccatactttatttgtcaacccctttttttcttgatcttcatgcttccaatagggtgacaaacttattgaattctcTTTGTAACTCATACTCATCATCCTAGTTCCATTGAATTTGGCTTCACTCCACTTTtgaaactctaagtttgatctTCCATCCTTTATGCACCTTGATTTAAATTGTCCACCAACATCTAATCCGTTCTTACTCTCTAgcccacaaagagttctaagttgaccatccgtttctaacaacgcatattgatatgggccaagaaaattaaaggatgagatgattacccactcaatttgtaattgggatggcgacttagcaaggaagatatccaatggtcttgacattgtaggttccacttcctttggctcctccatgatgatttccatcttttgataactttctttaaattcttcttgtttgctaacttcctccaaacctttatcattgatcaagtcatgtgttggaggttgcgcaccctcctcaacattggTTTCACATTCGATGGGAgaagcttcaacaagatcaccattgtcacttgatgtagagttattttcgttgatggaacttccttcttgttcaacctcctctaggtcttcttccacttctttatcttcaacAATCTTCATTTCCTCCGCTTGTTGCAACACACACTCCATTTCCTTGTGCTCAACTCGAGACTCTAAAGTCTCCCTCATACTACCCTCTTTGGTTGCTTTTTCACAATCATCCGTGAACTCATTTTGCTTGTGATATGAATCCCAAGAATCTatcttttgacggatggttgcttgaaacCAATCCATTTCTTCCTTGAGAGGATCctttgactcttgttcctcttcactaacataagtaggatcatatggctcttggattgatggacaTGGATTTTTTTTCGTGGAGGTTTGTGGCGGAAAGGAGAAATCATGATATGGTTGGAGAGGAGGTTCATCAAAGCTTGGCGGTGGGAGGGCATCTTGGTTGTTGGTAGAAGGTGGGATTATACGGGACATAAATTCTTGGAGAGTAGAGGTGAAACAAGTGAGTGCGGTTTggagctcttcttgctcttgaagaatgatACCAAGTGTATCATCCATGGGAATTGTCACAAGGGTATGCATAAGGGGAATATGGATTAAGATTGTGCGGAGGCAATTGGTGGAAAAAGGATGTGGATTGAGAATATGGTGGTTGGAATGATGGTGTTTGAGGGCTATGTTGAGAGTATGGTGCATAGAATGATGGTGGTTGAATGGTATAACCATGATAAGAATCATCATATCCATAAGAATGATATGCATTATAAGAAGGATTACCATCATAGTAACTTGAAGGGGAAGGTTGCCATGATGATTGCTCATATGGATATGGCTCCCTTCCTAGGAATTCATCTCTCCCATAATGTGAGTcatcattcaagttttcatcttctacaacatagtcatagtcatatccaaaaccacaaggatgagaattcatagtggcaaaTAGGAACAAAACTAATAGAGAtctaaaactaatgaaaactaacaaacaaacaaaagacaagcatattcacaatattcacatatttacattaaccaaaaacatggcactcatgtgcactccccggcaacggcgccattttgatgagtggatttttgccggtatagaaattatcaagtaatcaatcgtagtatagtctaaaccgacgcaaaatccatcatcaaacaattctacaatctataaccgagagtattagtcccgagtcgttcttccctaggaatgctacaaggatgcatgctATTGGTTAAGTGATCTTTcgtggcttgaagagtgtggtataaaagtgctaataaaagaaaacaacaatcaatcaatatcaaaagccttggccaaggttgaacttTAGAAtttccatcactatagcttccttcaattgtgataacaaaggagtgttgcttcacttagttaacccctaatccTAGAGGGAAGTTAAGtgaaagtaattaactcaagtcacaagtcctagtcttaccctagggaagtctagctttggtgcactctaagtcaattagcaattctcaattcttaatcaacaattgacatccattattcaagtgtctccaatgactcaaccattAGGCCAAGTGAGAGaatgctactccatatctaaagttagtattttctcaaacatttggagagcaagaatgaaggacatagtaaaattgagaaaaggtttagaatcaaagtaattcaacacaagagattaacaacaatcaacaatgaacaacaatgaaaatgagatcttcaatgaattaatagaatccaaaacaacaaagttaaacctaaggtctatgagaattgaacaattacaaacactaattgagattagagaagaggatctacaacatgaacaaagtaaattgagtgttgtaatagatctcaccaaggaatggttgagaagcgagaaaatgaagatgaatcctagagagaggttggagtctctctctctacaaatgtaactaactaaaaatatctacaaAAAGATGTAAAAAtgagtctatggatgtgaatgtgtgttaatccccttcaatccttggttctTATATGCAaattggcgccaaagttggttgctgaaaccttccaaaatcgccaggcacgtgttgcaataACAAAATCATGTGCGGACTACGACGCTTGCGCGCACGGTAtccgtgcgcgtccctggcttattccacaatgtgcgcgcgagcaccttgtgcgcgtgcgcgtgcttggccgagattacttctttggcttttgtgcttctctccacttgcatgcttccttccttgctcctttgatccatgcctagcctatttcaacctgagattactagcaaacacatcaaggcgtcttatggaatcaaggatgaattagaattcatcaaaataaggcttagaaagcatgtttttacacttaagcacaaatacgggagagattacaaaaccatgccaattcataggttaaatgcgagaaaaggttatcaaaatactctaaattcaatacaagataaaccctaaaaatggggtttatcactccGCACCGCCTAATCCATGAGCTTTGGCGGGCTTTGGTGGGACGGTGCAGGTTTTTTCGCTGGGCCAAGCTTTTATTTTGTCAAGAccatttttttacaaatttctaTGATGTTATTAATCtacaagaggatgaagatgataattgaagatgttctaagttatattttggattatgttttatgtttaattgattataaacttgaagatgtttaattatatattttggacaatatttgttttgttttggacaatattgattttattattttgtttcaaaaaatttggtttataattatgtttattacatatttataattataatttttttaatatttttagaaattataaatttattgaaattattgtgaaattatatatattgtttaatatttaataatttataaaaaaaggaGAGCCCGCCAGCCTACCATTAAGCGGGACAGGAGAAAAATTTAAGACTGCCTTACTAGGCAGAGCGGGGCAGGCTAGCCCACCAGATTGCGGACTTTTGGCAAGATAGGACGGTCTTTTTTGTTTGCCACCCCTAATGGAGACACAAACATAAGTATCCATCCTGTggaataaaattattattttatcctaatttatgtatacataaattCATTTCTTAAATTTAGTAACCCTAATTTCTGCTTTCAATTCGaattcttcatttttctttcagACTCATTCTCAACCTCGATCCTCTCTCTCTAACTCACTTTTTCTACCTCTCAAGTCCATCACTACGTCCCTAAGTATCGTCccaaaaaattatgttatgttattatgttggaatatgtttttatattttcttcttttaaaatgttatttttcataacgaatatattataaattgtgttgaattatattgaactgattattttatgattattatattatgtctttttgtgtttattttttcaaaaatttaccGAGGAGATCTGCATTCCCTAAGGGATAATTAAACAAGAACTTGCAATGTCGGAGAAGGAACAAGtgcatttttttaaataggaGTGAGAGatgcactacaagaaaaaggcgtatttgtaacaaaaaatattgttacaaaacgtCGATATTTTGACAcaaaagttttttgtaacaaaaaaagggtccattgcagtaagtcccgttacaaaaagtttttgtaacgaaaaatggaactgttacaattcaataccatattttgtaacaattttttctgatacaaaaaacCAGAAGCCGTTACAAAACtggtaacaaattttgatcttgaaGGTTTTTTTTGTGACAGAAAATTTTTTTCCtatcaaaaaaatttgttacaaaatgtaacatgatttgataacattttttttcttcagttACGAAAGcgaataagttattttgtaacaactttatttttattacaaattacgtgcataatttagtaaattagtttttaaattaactaatataataacGCTTTTAATAAGCTAGTTTACATCTATTTAATATGCAAAAACATACATAAGTCAAACAAAATCCTTCTAGCTAAAATTATcttgaaacaaaataacattagcTAGTGAGTACATGGATtagttcaaccaaaacataaaagttctaacataaaagttcaaccaaaacataaaagttctaacatagatTAGTGTCTCTATGCATCAAAACATTCTTAAGCCCTCAAGGTTGCATATGGTCACCCTTTCAGCACTCctgtaaataagaaaaaccgaaaccaaaaagttagaaacaagatataacaCTATCTATAATTTTTCCACTAAGTTTTATCCAAACTGTTTAGAAAAAATTCGGCAGAACCTCCCTTAAAAATTGGATATTTCCACCGTTCACGGTTCCAACAAACACAACCAATATGCAACTTATGTCTCAGCCATACCCAACCAAATTTATCAAAGCAATCAATAGGACATTTGTCATTTTTCAACCATGACACAAGTAAAATGTGATAAAGAGATCCATATACAAATTAAAGTATACTAATATAAAATGGGAATCATCTacgaaaatatattaaaaacataaGCAACTTTAGGAGTACCTTTAGGGTCTAGTTTGTTTCATTGTCAAAGCGCGCTATGAGAGAGTTGACAACAGCTTGTTGAGCTTCCAATTGAGCTTTCATTTGAGCTAATTCTTCCTCTTGTCGTGTTCGTTGCTCTTCAAGTTTTTCTTTGAGCACATCTATTTCCTTTGTTAGCTCCTCACGGTCTTCCATTGCCTCTTGAAGTTGTGCTTGAATCCTTAACTTAGACTTTGAAGCCTTTATGCCATAACTTGCACCACTTTTCTCACCTCTCACAATTAGAAAAGTTTCATTTGGAGTGAGGATTTTCCAAATCATAGGAGTCATCAAGCATAGTGCTAATGTCATCCTACACAATCCAATTTGTAATTTGAAAATGGAGATAATATTTAACTTCCATGCAACAAAAAGAGGAAAAGGTTAAGAATGTTACATCAATTTGTTTAGCTTTTTCATtcacccattctccattactctTTTGATGAGTAATTTGCCATAATTCTTGAATGTCAGGCTCGACACCGGTTCTAGGATGGCACTACAAATTTTTTGGAAGTGTAAAATATAGCATGTAGTTAAGTGCAAACATGACATAGCAAAAAATAGAAGACCAAATTAAAACTTTAAGACTATTTACCCGATCACGTCTAACAACTTGAAATGTCCTTCGACCAGCAATATGGGGTACAACATGATGCTTTCTATTATCTTTGTTTCTTAAACTTTTTTCCTATAGAAGACCAAACTCACAAAAGACAAAAGGAGGTCAGCTATAATAATTTGCATTGACCTAAAATagcaaaacaacaaaaaaaaaacctcaATGGTTGTCACAATGAAAATTTCAAACCTGAAAAGAAGGACTTCCAAAGTAGGACACCAAAGTCTCCCATGTCTCCCGTAGAACATTGTTTGGTGGATTTTGAAGGCGCTCCTCGTCAGTTTGATACAACTCATAGTGCTCACGTAATCTTGAGCGCCAACTTCGATAACATATGTTAGCCTTAGCTAAAATCATATTGCGCATTACTTGCGTATCAGCTATATCAAACTTTTCCTACAAATGATTTGTCAAACTTAGTTAGCAGAAATAACTTCTATAATAAACTGAATaacagaaaatataaatatcTATTACCAAAACGATGTCGCATATTTTTTGCTTGACATCATCTCCAACTTGGCTCCATTTCTCTACATCCAAAGGAGCATTTTGTCTTGTAACGATACCCACTTCAGATGCAAACAGATCAGCATGGATGCCATTAGGAGCTAAGTTCTCCAAAGAGATCGGCAATTCTAATTTCCCATTTGTCTTTGTTTTGATAACCCTATTTGTTGCAATCCCACGCGAAGGTCCCCTTTTACCAATACGCCTATCAACAGGGGCAGTGGGTGGTGCTGAAGTAGTGTCTGCCGGGGCTGGGACAGATGCTGCTGGGGCTGGGGCAGGGGCTGCATGGGCTGCCAGGGCTGGGGCAGGGTCTGCCGGGGCTGCAGGGGCTGCCGGGGCTGGGACAGATGCTGCAGGGGCTGCAGGAGCTGGGATAGGTGCTGCAGGGGCTGCGGGGGCTGGGACAGGGGCTGCAGGGGCTCGGATAGGTGCTACAGGGGCTGGGGCGGGGGCAGGTGCACGTGCTGCAGGGGCCGTGGCAGGTGCTCGTGGTGTATAACCAGATGCAGCAGCCCTTGTCAATCTCCGTGTAGCCATTATGTTACGCAATCTACAATAAAGTTAACAgagataaaattagaaaaatgaaacaaaaaaatagCAACATCGTTTAATATACAATTACACAAAGGAAAGCACATCAATAAAAGTTGGTACTTGATTCAAAATATATTATAGTTTTCAAAGCAGTTAAACAAGTGGAATAAAGATTGAAGAACTTAGCAAATACAAAAATGATGTAATTCATAAAGTTTAACTACTTTAAAGGCAATCACCATTCCGATACAAAAAGTGGATAAAGTATATTCACAATCCTATACAAAAAATGGATAATTTAGCAATTGCAAATATCTTGTATTccccaaaataaaaatactaagaAGTCAATCACTATCATTTgaatattcttcttcttctccttctccttctccttctccttctccttctccttctccttctccttctccttcttccatACACTTAGGCACGTCCACACTTGATCCCTCTATGTCACCTCTACCCAATTCCATCAACAAATTGATATCACCCGAAGATGGTACTTGATTAAAGCTTCCCATTTCAGCTTGTTGGTATGCCTCTTCTGGCATGATATCTTGCTCAGGCACATCATATGTATTGCGAGGCTTAACTCGGACCACAGTACACCAATTAGGCCTTTTAATTGCCTTTACATAGTATACTTGCTCAGCTTGACATGCTAAAATGAAAAGCTCATCCTTATATCTAACACATGTGACATCCACATTTATGAATCCATACTCATCTTTACAATATCCCCTACTTTGATTTCGTCCTATTGGAGGTACATCAAACCACTCACACTTAAATAAGATCACTTTATGTTTTCCGACATAATCTAACTCAATAATATCAGTCAACACGCCATAATAATCCACACCCCCAGTCAATTCATCTCCCTTCACAACTACTCCACTATTTTGAGTCTTCAAAGATGCTTCATGGGTTTTGCTTCGAAATGTAAAACCGTTGACAGCACATGTGTTGTAGAAATGTGCACGTCGATCAGGACCTCTTGCTAGAAAAAGCAGTTGATTATTCACCCGTGCACTCCCTATTTTGTGTAGATCTGAAATCTACATTAACGAATtgcaattaaaactaaatacTACCAAGATACTCTTCAAGTCTACAACTATGAAAGTTTACTCATTTACCTTCCTTTCAAACCATGTCACAAATTGATCCTTGTGCCTTTTCTGCAGATTTCTTGGATTTTCTCTTGTTAAAACTGCCATATGTTCATCAACCCGTGGTTGAACTTCTTCATAATTCTTCAGCACATAGAATTGTGCTTCTCTATGCTCTAAGATACTAAGTTCCTTGTATGCACCTTTACAACTAAACTGGCCAAGCTCTTTGAACACAGCTATGCTTCGCATAGGTTCATTCTCGCCAGGGTCGGAAATCTTAGAATTTTCATCCAAATATCTCCCCACAAGGGTCATTGCTTCTTCAGAGATATAACCCTCAGATATTGACCCCTCAGGACGTGCTTTGTTTCCCACATAACTCTTTAGTGTGCgcaaatatctaaaattaaatttttaggGGATGTTAGAAACCTACATATAGAATACTATAAGGCAGATTCTAAGTTATTGTCAATTCTAAAGGGCTAACCTCTCAACAGAGTACATCCAGTGATATTGAACTAGTCCGGCTAACTTAGCTTCATGGGCAAGATGAACGGTTAGGTGAACCATCACATAAAAAAAAGCCGGAGGAAAAACCGTCTCTAATTTACAAAGGGTTATTGCAATCTGGGTTTCAAGTTTGTCTAGGACGTCCACCTTCAACTCTTTGGAACAAAGCTCTCCAAAGAAAATACTTAGATGAATCAACGGTTCACAAACTTCTTTGGGTAAAAGCTCACGAAGGGCAAGTGGTAGCAGCCGTTCTATTAGGACATGGCAATCATGGCTCTTCAAGCCATAAATTTTGCAATCTTCAACGTGCACACACCTTCTAATATTTGATGAATACGAATCAGGCAACTTGAGTTCTTTCAAGAACTAACAAAAAAGTTGCCTTTCATTCTCCTTCCTAGTCTTTGACAAAGTATATTTGGAAATCGGCATCACAAACTTGTTGCCCACTCTACGAGGATGAAGGTCTCTCTTGATACCCATAAGTTGAAGATCAAGTCGTGCATTAAGATTGTCCTTTGTCTTTCCATCTATATTTAACAGTGTACCCAGTATATTATCGAAGACGTTCTTCTCTATATGCattacatctaaattatgacgTAACAATAATGTCTTCCAATAAGGCAACTCAAAAAAAATGCTTTTCTTTTTCCAATTTTCAGCCGCCTTGTCATGCTCagatttctttctttttttactaTTGTTCCCAAACTCCGTTTGTTCAAAAGTCTTGAATTCTTCTACGACATCATAACCAGAAAGTGGCTTAGGTGCTTCGCCAAGTTCCCTGGTATTGTCGAAAGAACTCTTATTTCTTCGCCATGGATGATCATGCGGCAAATAGCGGCGATGACCCATATAGCAATGCTTGTGTCCATGTTTCAGCCTCTTAGAACTAGTTTTTCCTGTGGCAAAACGCACATGCAAGTGCACCTTTAGTGCTCCAACCTGATAACATGGCATAGGCTGGATAATCATTTATTGTCCATAAAACTGCAGCAGACAACTTAAAGTTCTGTTTTTGAACCACGTCAAATGTTTCAACACCCCCTTCCCACAATTCTTTCAACTCTTCAATTAACGGTTCTAAGTATACATCAATAGAATTGCCAGGGGATTTAGGGCCTGGAATAAGTAGAGATAACATCCAATTTGAATGTTTCAAAACCATCCAAGGAGGATAGTTATATGGAATGAGAACAACTGGCCAAGTACTATAGGAAATGTTCATATTGCCAAACGGATTGAATCCATCACTAGCAACTCCAAGCCTGATATTTCTAGCATCACGTGCAAACCATTCGTGCTCCTTATCAAATGTCTTCCACGCCATCGAATCTGCTGGGTGTTTTAGGACTCCATCGTCAAGTCGTTTCTCTTTGTGCCACCTTATTGCTAGCGCTGTTTCTTCACACATGAAGATCCTTTGAAGCCTAGGTTTTAACGGAAAGTATCTTAGTATCTTCTGGGGTACCTTCTTCCGTAGGTTATCCTTTTCATTCCCCTTCCCCTTCACCCATCTAGATTGCTTACACTTTGGACATTCATTAAGACCAGCGTATGTTTGCCCCCGAAACAAAATGCAGTCATTCACACAAGCATCTATCTTCTCGTAATCTAATCCCAAATCTCGAATCACTTTTCGAACGTCATAAAATGAAGTTGGACAAGAATTTTCCtttgaaaatatgctttttagaAAGAGCAACAAAGCATCAACTGAATTATTGCTCCATCCATAGTGACATTTCATTTGAAACAACTTGACAATGAAAGATAACCTTGATATCCCACTGTCCGGATAAAGGCTTTGCTCATAATCCCTCATTAGCCTCTGGAACCTCTTTGCCCCCTGATGAGGTTCTTCTTCTATATTTTCATCTACGTTGGTAGCGAAATCTCTCAGCGTCTCCCCTAGTGTTTCTCCTCTAAAGATGTTATACAACATCTCATAAGTAGCAGAATCATTCTCCCTTTCACAATCAATTTCATTTAGATCAGACAcatctatagtggatgtatctTGAAGTATCTCACCATGATGCACCCATGTTTTATAAGAGGTCACTATCCCCCATTGGCGCACATGATGATGAACTTCATTTCTAAATTTGAACATAAAATTGTTGCATTTGGGACAAGGACAACGTATTTGATTTTTCACACCGGGTTGAGAGAAGgcaatatccaaaaataatttatcGAGGCACTTCCTAAACTCAGGAGTACGCCTATCAAAATTAACCCAATATTTCTGGTAATTGACCATTGGACTAATTTCTGCAGCAGACGAGAATGGATAGAAGGATGTAAAGAGTGAAAACAAAAAGCGGGGCATGACATAACATAGAATCACAGCGGCTATCactttcaaaatcaccaaaaaagtgcaaaaaatagaaccaaaataataaaacccagaaataaaaaatagaataaaaatatcaaCTCTCCAAATAACCTAAAAATCAGATAATCAACCATGTTACACACCAATACTTTCAGCCACAACAACATCAGCATAATCAACCAACAATATTTTCAACCACAATATCAGCAGAATCAAGGTTCAATATTTCAGCTAAGATTATCAGATAACAGCATATTTAACAATACTCAAATAAACTAAAGTTACCTTAAGCAGAAACGTAATCAGACCAGACCAGATCAGCAGGAGAAGAAGGACACCCGATTCAGACCAGCAGAGGCAAAGGACAACGCCAGATGAGCAGAGCAGCATAAACTATCCTAATTCAATGCAATGTAAAATACATAAcattattaacaaaatttaatcCATATCTCTATGTTACTAAGGATCAAATAGTTACCTACTTTACTCATTTCACAAacacaaaagtaaaaaaaaaatagaatcgAACAGActtaaaagaaagcaaaagcTAATAACACTAATATAGTCCAACAGATATAAAACTAATATCTTCAGTCACAACATCAGCAGAATCAAGGTTCATCTACATTAAACTAGACTTACCTTCAGCAGAGGAGACGATCGGAGTAGACCGGCAACAGACCAACAAAGCACGGCAGAACCAGATGAAATTAAAGACTGCAACACAACACCAGAAGAAGACCTTTTTATTAAATCTTCATCATTTCACTATCAAGCTAGGAGACAAAGAAATTAATTCTAATAAAAGCTTCTTCTGCTTTATTATGTAACTCAGGTATTCCAACTTAAGTATACAAGCCTCAACAAAGGAAAAAGAACAAACAGAACAACATATTAAATCATCTACTTTTACATACAGATACAGTTAGGAATTAGCATCAATTTTTCTATTCTAAACCTACAATAAAATAGCAACAATGAAGTCCACAAAATTACTGTACAATAACtacatataagaaaaaaaatcaccTCTACAGCGAAGAATGTCAGCAGCAGAACCACACTCAGCGACGGGTTGGGGCCGTTCCACCGTCGAAGGCGCAAGCCACAGGCGAGGACAGCTGACAGCACGATCAGAGCTTTGGCACGAGCAGAGCTTTGGCACGGACAGAGCACACCCAGCAGAGGAGTCACCCAACAAGACGACCACAAAAACGGAGGTAGCAGAT is a window from the Arachis stenosperma cultivar V10309 chromosome 3, arast.V10309.gnm1.PFL2, whole genome shotgun sequence genome containing:
- the LOC130967044 gene encoding uncharacterized protein LOC130967044; translation: MVNYQKYWVNFDRRTPEFRKCLDKLFLDIAFSQPGVKNQIRCPCPKCNNFMFKFRNEVHHHVRQWGIVTSYKTWVHHGEILQDTSTIDVSDLNEIDCERENDSATYEMLYNIFRGETLGETLRDFATNVDENIEEEPHQGAKRFQRLMRDYEQSLYPDSGISRLSFIVKLFQMKCHYGWSNNSVDALLLFLKSIFSKENSCPTSFYDVRKVIRDLGLDYEKIDACVNDCILFRGQTYAGLNECPKCKQSRWVKGKGNEKDNLRKKVPQKILRYFPLKPRLQRIFMCEETALAIRWHKEKRLDDGVLKHPADSMAWKTFDKEHEWFARDARNIRLGVASDGFNPFGNMNISYSTWPVVLIPYNYPPWMVLKHSNWMLSLLIPGPKSPGNSIDVYLEPLIEELKELWEGGVETFDVVQKQNFKLSAAVLWTINDYPAYAMLSGWSTKGALACAFCHRKN